In Tachysurus fulvidraco isolate hzauxx_2018 chromosome 9, HZAU_PFXX_2.0, whole genome shotgun sequence, the sequence gcaatgaacatacatacagacacaaaaatgcccacataaaatgttcactaacacacgcacccaaaacacacacacacacacacacacacacacacacacacacacacacacacacacacacacacacacacacacacacacacacacacaagcattgagcattgcaattcattaggcctccagacaaaacaaaagctactcatttgtaaatatttcacacttgtgtgTAGCCTattgttggttgatcagatgacatcaggtgggcaaaatagatattacacacagaatggtgatcattgaagcattttttatttataagcatttaagtcaatttggcctggaaaaaaaaacaggttttattatttgctgacattaaaaatggtcaaaatctcctgcctttgaaaaataccagcctgtaattgtgcatcaacttttgtgcctctatagtgaaaagaattcaaaatttctgtgtttttaactACAAAATCAGGCatttctgtatataaataaggtttattataccaaaatattcaaaatatatgttaatatgttgtaaacaagttagaataaaaagatgaaaaaaatggcattcatatatacttcattttttataagcagtcaaaacagacaagatcaAGTTGACTCGacgctcctaatttgcataggaggaAAATAGGAGAGttaaattaatattcattttaaaatgcattgaaGTAAGTAAGTTCCaggaaaacatattaaatattcactttACGCTCAAAACATATCATCAGCCTACGTTCAACTTCCAAAAGCAGATTTCTCTGACACAGTGTGTATGATAGAAGGGGGTTAGAGGGAGaagaaacagttaaaaaaagggGCGTTTATAAGCTCTATGTCCTTGTGCTgctcctcccctccctccctctcgctgtctctctctctctctctctctctctctctctctctcatacacacacagaaccaggAAGTTCATTTCAACAAAAACTCAGCGTGCTGCTTTGCGTTCAGAAAAATGGCTGAGGCgagtatttcagtagatcagcTTTCAGTGGATCAGTTCATCTGTtcagtgtgtctggatctcctgaaggaTCCGGTGACTCTCtcctgtggtcacagtttctgtaaggtgtgtattaatggctgctgggatcaggaggatcagaaggacgtctacagctgtcctcagtgcagagacactttcacaccaaggcctgttctacgcagaaacaacatgctggctgaagtggtggagaaactgaagaagaagactgaagttcaagctgcttctcctgatcactgttacgctggacctggagatgtggagtgtgatttctgcaccgggagaaaacacaaagccgtcaagtcctgtctggtgtgtgtggctTCGTTTTGTGAAACTCATCTCAAACCTCACTATCAAGTTCCTTCATGGAAAAAGCACAAGTTAGTCGTAGCTTCTGGAAATCtacaagagaagatctgctctgaacatgatAAAGTGCTGGAGATCTTCTGTCGTTCTGACCAAAGCTTCATCTGTTATCTGTGTATGACGGATGAACATAAAAGCCACGACACCGTCTCAGTTAAAGCTTACAGAAGTGAGAAAGAGGTGAGAAATACAAGTCTCATCTATTCAGTCAGTTCATACAATTTATATTTCTAATGTAAAGTGGCTGAAGGTTTCCAAGCAGAAGCTACAACTTAGGGTTCATATTAAACTTTCAAGCTttggatattttattattaaaaaagaaaaaaatcgatACATCTTTTGTTGTTAATTGTGATGTAACCCAAAGGAACCCAAGTATATTCAttaaattctaaaatatatttccGTGTTTAACAATGAACTTTGTAACAGCCAACATCCAGTGTTCTATTTAATAAGGTGCTCCGTAGAACCCGAGTGAACTTTAACCCTTTCTGTGCAGCTAGTGTTCAAACACTGAGCTCATACACTCTGTATAAACTGCTCGTAAAgtttataaacagtgaaatgtcttttatttttcctcagaaTGAGCTACAGGAGGAGCAGCTGAAATTCCAGCAGAGactccaggagaagcagaagaaggtgcaggagctgaaacaggctgtgaacactataaaggtgagcagtgagcagagacagagctgctcctagaaacacacacaacatggacaacatggagacatttagagtcccagtaagagagagaatgagagatgagctttaaatggaccttcatgtgttgtgtgtctcctaacagctcagtgcacagacagcagtggaggacaatgagaggatctttactgagCTGATCAGCttcatggagaaaaagcgctcggaggtgacggagatgatcagagctcaggagaaggctgaactgagtcgagctgaacgactcctggagcaactggagcaggagattgatgatcttcagaggagagtcactgagatggagaagctttcacacacacatgatcacatccatttcctccaggtaacacacactgtcttgaacatacacacacacacacacacacacctttatgtataatgtgtatatttctccacctttctccttctctatgttgttcttctttctctctgtagagtttccaGTCTCTTCGTGTCTCTTCTGGACATGACGACACATCCAGCATCACTGTCAgtcaacatctctcatttgatggagtgaagAAATCTCTCTCTGACCTGAAAAAGAGACTCGTGGAAATCTTCCAGGAGGAATTCTTCAACATCTCTGGACGTGGTGAGAGAAATGGTCCTGATAATGTgttgtctaaaataaaacactgattaaatatCAGACAGAAATTCTGTCACTTTAAATTGTTTCAGTCTTTTTTACGGCACCTGATTTTTCCATCtccattttgtttctgtgtctccACAGCTGCAGAACTTCAGATAATTTTACCCTCAGAACCAAAGAGTAGAGATGATTTTCTGCACTgtatgtgtaacacacacacacacacacacacacacacacacacacacacacacacacacacacacacacacacacacacacacctttaaattaattaaacccaacatgttcacattgttcagtttgtttttctcttttattttagatttctgttctctgactcTGGATCCCAACACGACACATCGTCacctcattctgtctgagaagaacagagcaGTGACACTCAGTACGAGAGAGCAGCagtactctgatcatccagagagatttaaCTCCAGGTggcaggtgttgtgtaaggagagtgtgtgtggacgctgttactgggaggtggagtggagcgGTGGTGGTGTGTCCATATCAGTCTCATATAAAGACATCAGGCGGAAAGGAGGTGATAATGAGTGCTGGTTTGGACGCAACAAACAGTCCTGGTGTCTGGAAtgttctccttcttcttctctctctttctatcacaaCAACATTAAGACTGATCTCAGAGTTCCATCACCccccagaataggagtgtatgtggatcacagtgcaggaactctgtccttctacagcgtctctgacaccatgaagctcctccacagagtccacaccacattcactcagcctctatacgctggGTTCGAGCTCTACTATTATGGAACATCTGTAAAATTAtgtgatccaaaataaaatattagcaatatgactttttttttattattaaaatgaccaTTTTTTTAGGTTAAGCTTAATTGAAATAAACATCTGATATGAGTGAGTgtctaaatatgtaaaatacaacagaattaacagaatattgtttttaaatctatgaATTATAGTCACTAGTTGCTATAAGTGCTcgtatgtcatttttttttttattttacatttcaaactttttgttgacactaaaaaaaagtgtaatatcAGAgtttgaaaatattaaaataaaataggacGCGTTACttctatttgtctttttattactGCAAGTCACCGGGTTTGCTAATGTTGCTAATACCTGCTGAGGTAAAATTAGCCGTTAGCCTCCGCGCATGCGCAGTCCGTTCTGAGTTTGAACCAGAATGGTGGTGTTGCTAGAAACAACGTTAGGTGACATTGTAGTGGATTTATACACAGAGGAAAGACCTAAAGGTACGAAATTAACCGAAAATATCAGGTTTCAGGTTGGATTTGGCCGAAgattaaaatgacataaatacaATATGCATTCACAACAGTATGCAAGCAGCGATCACTGTCTCGctcgagagacagagagaaggacagatacagagaacgatacagagagagggaaactTCTCTCAGGCTTCAACTTGCACCGAGCAAGCAGCAATTTGATGTGTCTTAATCTTATCTGGATTTGATCTGGAtcaaaaaatacacatttcagTTATGTAGCCatcatgtttcatgtttattgAACTACGTACAGTAGgttgtgagagtttgtgtgagcaagtctctctctctctctctctctctctctctctctcacacacacacacacacacacacacacacacacacacacacacacacacacacacacacacacacacacaaacacattttgttttcctttattaacTATCAggttataaagtatatataagaAGGTAAATAAAGCTCACATCTGACTCTGAGGGTTTGAACAGGAGAGTGGAGATGTTCATATCCTCTTACAGCACAGCTATAACTGCCTGCATCCTCACTGCTGACCGACTGCAGACGGACTTCATTGTTCTTGTTGGTGTTTGTGGTTAAATCTCTGCTGGTTTTGTACCAGATGAATGTTGGATCAGTCAGACTGCAGGTGGTTTTACAGGTCAGAACGACTGATTGTCCTTCTGTCACTTCTGCAGGAGCGATCTGAAGATCAAGACCTTAAACAACGAGAGAAACGTTAAATCATGAAAGTCGTCCTGAAGCCAGTAGAGCGTCTACTTCTAAAACTCTGCTCTCAAAGTGGTTTTCTATCTGGAGACTGGTCACTATTTACCAGCCCCTTAATGATCAGAACAATCAGACAAAACACTTTGTACTTTGACAGAAAAACCTTGACATGTAGCAGTGTAAATGTTTCAAGGACTCTTCAGTAAGAAGCTTTTTCAGTAAGAACATTATCTTAGTCTTCACTAAAAAGGTACCACAAGcaaaacatttccccaaaacagTTCTGTGcaggaatataaatataatagctAGTAATAGTTAGTCCatagttaatattatgaacTACACCATGTGTCACTCTGCTAGCGACACTTGAATGAAACAGGTAAGTGATTACATACATCCACTGGCTTGGGACCAGCTTAACGTTTAGAgatgtgtgaatgaaaacagacaataaacagGCAGAAACCGAAAGCAggattattgtgaataaaatcatgaaaaacaagaaagaaacagaagcaaGGCTTGTGTCAGACATCAATGATACAGATACGACTTAAAAAAGGATGAACGAGCATGGGCACAGAGGGAGAATAATTCAGCAGAACCATCATTAAGGAAAGAACCATCATCATCAGCCTCATGGAAAAGAGAGCAAGGTGAGATGAACAAAACATcttattttcagaagaaaatctgcaaaacaACGGAtggcaaacaacacaaaaccactgtgagtgtgtggaagTGTGGCCGTGGTCGAGTGCTGGTTTGTGAATAGAGGGCAGTGAGTGGTaaagtttatacacctgtggggatttgtgttaaTAACTGTTATCTGTTGCAGTGAGCTGTGGCAGGGACGgaagaggaagagtgtgtgtgtgtgtgtgtgtgtgtgtgtgtgtgtgtgtgtgtgtgtgtgtgtgtgtgtgtgtgtgtgtgtgtgtgtgtgtgtgtgtgcgcgcgtatgtgcgtgtgtgtgcgcgtgtgtgtgtgcgtgtgtgtgtgtgcgcacgtgtttgtgtctgcatttgtgtgtgtgtgtgcatgtgtgtgtgtgtgtgtgtgtgtgtgtgcgtgtgtgtgtgtgtgtgtgtgtgtgtgtgtgtgtgtgtgtgtgtgtgtgtgagtgtgtgcgcgtatgtgcgtgtgtgtgtgtatgtgtatgtgtgtgtgtgtgcacgtgcgtgcgtgtgtgtgtgcgtgtgtgtgtgtgtgtgtgtgtgtgtgtgtgtgtgtgtgtgtgtgtgtgtgtgtttatgtgtgtgcagggttgtcaagtatcacacattgagagtgacagtccctcatgtcgggcttttgtcacgctctcccttcacacatcgtatttctcacgctgaaaaactttttgactatttattatatatttaataagccgcagcgcccacaATGTATctgtctcccctggagttcttagtcgagcctgacacttatcagccaatcaaaaaagaggctacacaacagccaatcagaaaatactgTAGCACttttgtatctgggtaagatttaacgcaacaaccaataaaaaaaaaaaaacattcattagcgagggtatttttgatggtggGTTTGAACAACAACTCAATATTGAGttgaaagtaataataaaaaataatagtaaataaaagtaacgagtctgttttgaaaatgtaagaagtaaaaagtacagatatttgtgtaaaaaaacccacacacacacacacacacgcacacacacacacacgcacatacgcgcacacacacacacacaaacacacatacacacacacacacacacacacacacacacacacacacacacacacacacacacactcttcctcttcCGTCCCTGCCACAGCTCACTGCAACAGATAACAGTTAttaacacaaatccccacaggtgtataaactttACCACTCACTGCCCTCTATTCACAAACCAGCACTCGACC encodes:
- the LOC113658611 gene encoding tripartite motif-containing protein 16-like, whose amino-acid sequence is MAEASISVDQLSVDQFICSVCLDLLKDPVTLSCGHSFCKVCINGCWDQEDQKDVYSCPQCRDTFTPRPVLRRNNMLAEVVEKLKKKTEVQAASPDHCYAGPGDVECDFCTGRKHKAVKSCLVCVASFCETHLKPHYQVPSWKKHKLVVASGNLQEKICSEHDKVLEIFCRSDQSFICYLCMTDEHKSHDTVSVKAYRSEKENELQEEQLKFQQRLQEKQKKVQELKQAVNTIKLSAQTAVEDNERIFTELISFMEKKRSEVTEMIRAQEKAELSRAERLLEQLEQEIDDLQRRVTEMEKLSHTHDHIHFLQSFQSLRVSSGHDDTSSITVSQHLSFDGVKKSLSDLKKRLVEIFQEEFFNISGRAAELQIILPSEPKSRDDFLHYFCSLTLDPNTTHRHLILSEKNRAVTLSTREQQYSDHPERFNSRWQVLCKESVCGRCYWEVEWSGGGVSISVSYKDIRRKGGDNECWFGRNKQSWCLECSPSSSLSFYHNNIKTDLRVPSPPRIGVYVDHSAGTLSFYSVSDTMKLLHRVHTTFTQPLYAGFELYYYGTSVKLCDPK